TAATGACGCCTTGAACTCCCTTGCCAGGGAGAACTTTAGACTCTTCAACTTCATAAAGGCCCATAAGTTTCTTTATGGCCTCGTTTGTTCTCCCTTTGGCCCTCGCCTCAAGAAACCTTCCGAGGAGGAGGAACGCCATAAGAAGAACGCTCGCTTCATAAAAGTTAAACTCCTCTGGAATTATCCCAAATGTGGCCAAAACACTCGTCAAATACGCAGAACCTATGCCCAGAGAGTACATGACCTCCATGTTGAGCGTCTTATGTCTGAGTGAAGAATAGGCCTTCTCGAAAATCCCCCTGCCAGCATAGAGTATAGCTATCGTCGCAAGAAGAAACTGAGCATATCGGAGCTGGCCGATAGGCTTGGAATTAGCAGGCTAACGGTGAGAGCAAGGTTGGAGAAGCTCGAGAAGGAGGGAATAATCCAGGGTTACACAATAAAGCTAAATCCCGAACTTCAGAGGGCTCATAATGTGGTCGCTCTGGTTGTTAAAACTGAGAACCCGATAAAATGGAGGAGTTCGAGGAAATAATTGAGGTAAACCGCTTCACAAGCACGAAGTACCTCATAAAGGTGACTGTGGAAAATATGGAAGACCTCAAGCGGGTTATTGAGAGACTACTGCGGAAAGGAAATCGTTGGAGAACCGATAGTTTACAAGTACCACAACAAAGTCTACTTCTTCTGCTGTCCCACCTGCTTTAGAGAGTTCAAGAAGGCAAGGGAAAACCTGGAGAAAGTTAAACTATCCAAGGAGCAGGAGGTAAAGGATGCTCACGAACACGAGCACCATACCCATGGCTAAGTCCCCTCTTCCACTCATTTTTGAGAGTTTGTTGACAGCTTCGCCGAGCTTTGCATATCTGCTTCCATAGTGGAACCCCAACGTAACTAATGCCAAGGGGAGCACTGAAATCCCAATGAACACTCCCAAGAGTACTGCCCTAGTGCCTAAGGAGAATCCATCAGATAACAAAGAGGTTACAAGCAGGTACGAGGGAAGAACACACGAAAGAGAGAGAAAAGACATTATGCCACCCACTAAAAAAGCACTCGGTGGTGATGTAGCCCTCTCAAGAATTCTGTTGCTTTTCTCCCTCAGGGGGTTGCTTGGGGATATTTTTACATATCCCAGAGATGATGCTATTTTGTAGGCTCCCACTAAGATGCCAAATGCCACAACAAAGTACCTTAAGCCGATAAATTTTCCGTGGAGGTTCATCAAGACGGAGGCTATTATAGTATATCCCAGAAAAGCTCCCGCAGTAAACGAGAGTCCAACTTTGAGAACCTTATTTTTGTCGATCAGAGCTATCATCGAGAGGAGAAACACAATCATCAGAAAAATAGAGGGCCTAAATGCATTCAGAATCCCAAGTGCTATTACGGAAAGGGTCGTCAATCCCGTAAATTCGTTTATGGGCTCGGCTAGAACTCTTCCGCTCATGCTTAACAGCCCAAATAATAGTAAGATAATCTTTTTCATTTTGTGGCACCTCCTTATGTAAGTTGCCAAATTTCATGGAATGACACTGAGGACATCATGGGCTCTCTTCTTCCTCTTCTTCAAAGCCCATATACTTCTCGCATGCCTCGTGCATTTCCTTCATTTCTTCCCAGTTAACACCCATATGCTCTTCCATCTCCTTTTCCATTTCTTCATGGAACTCGGTGAAGTTCCCATCGGCCATGTACTCCTCCATCTCTTCGTGTTCGTCCATCATGCCGTGCATGCCGTAGCCCATCATTCCCATGCCCATTCCATGACCGCCCATTGGACCAAAGCCCCAGTGCGAACCGGTCTTCTCTCCAACGTCAAACCCGCCACTGTGGGCTAGGCCATACGGGATTGCTATGAGCGCCCCAATTATGAAACCAATTAGCAGTGACTTCCACTCCATCTTATCATCCTCTCCCTTTTTCTAATACACTCCTAGGTGGGCAAGGGATAATAGGCTTATCATTCCCAGCATGGCAACCAAAAAGTTGTTCCTTTGCCAGAATGGAAGGGTAAGCTTAATTGGAAGTTTGTGAAGATAATTAACAGGCGAGAAACGTGGATCCCGCGAAAAAATATGATAGATTTGCAAAGATTTATGATCTGTTTGAAAGCCCTATGGAGATACGAGCTTTTTCAAAATACAGGAAAAGAGCCCTAAGTCTTGTTAGGGGTAAAGTCCTCGAGATAGGAGTAGGAACGGGAAAGAACCTCCCATATTACCCGAAGGATGTGGAGGTTATTGGCATAGACTTCAGCAGAAACATGCTTAAAAAAGCTGAAGAACGGAGAAGGAAGCTCAGGTTAGAGAACGTCACGCTTTTATACATGGACGCCCAAGATCTGGAGTTTGAGGATAATACCTTCGACACCATAGTTAGCACGTTCGTCTTCTGTACAGTTCCAGATCCGATTAAAGGGCTAAAAGAGGCTTACAGAGTGCTAAAACCTGGAGGAAGAGCAATATTTCTTGAGCACATGAAAAGCGAGTCAAAGCTTCTCAACGTCCCCCTCTACCTCATGGAGCCCTTCATAAGAACGCTCCTCGGAACTTCTCTGCTGAGGGAAACTCAGAGAAACATCGAGAGGGCGGGCTTTAAAATAGAAAAGGTCGAGAACCTCTTCTATGATATCGTGAGGCTGATAATAGCTACAAAAGACTGAGGATTGAGCTGTTAATCCTCACCCTTCAAGAAGCTTTCTCTTTCTTCTCTGATATTCCTCGTCGTCTATCTCGCCTCTGGCGTATTTTTCATCGAGAATTTCAAGTGCCCTCTTCTTCAGCGTCACGGTTTCCAGGGAGAAGCTTTTGGGCATCCACGAGATGTTCCTCAGTCTTCCGCTTGATCCGGTTCAGCTTGTGTTCATTAGAACTCTCGGAAGTTTTATCATAGGAATCACGGGGGATAGCTTTGGGTAGTATCGCCGGATGGATGCTTACTGAATATCATACCTAGGCAATCCACTCTCCCTGACAAAGATATTCAGTGGAGTCCTAATATCGGCTCCTCTCCTCTTCAGCTTCACTTTTCCGGTAATCCTGATAACGTTCCTGTTCCATTCGATACGCCTTGACGTTGTAAAGGGAGTCATTGCTCCTGTGGCATTCTTTGCGCCCCTCTACATCTCCAAGTATCCGGGATGGGACTCTCAATACCAATGGCATTCGGTATTTCCCTGCTCCTTTCCACGGGGGACCATCGTTGTATCTTCTCTGATGATAAAATCCCTCTATGGTTGGTCTAAGATTATATACGTCCAAAACAGTGAAAACTATCGGAAGTTGTAAGTTTTTAAGTACTCGATATTCAGAAATTAGGTTCACAGGATATTGCTTTTTTTATAGTAGTTTGTTAACTTAATGTTTTAAACATAAAGTTTAGAAAAAACTTAAATTCGTAATTAATACTATTTGTAATTGGAGAGCTAGTAAGGATGTCAGAAAGTAACAGGGGGGCCCTGACAGATGTGTTTTAACTCTATCTTGCTTCATTACTTTAACAGGCTTATGAAATACTACGGGCTGGCGATGGGCTCTTCATTATTCTTCTCTATACTTTCAAAAACGCCATTTATAATCGAGCCACTCATTTTATACATCACAGTATTTGTTATTGGATATGTTATTGAATGCAACTCTACGTTATACCAGATAAGGAAATTCTCCTGTGGTGGTAGATATTACAATCTTGAAAAATTTGGTATTATATCAGCGCTTTTTGCCTTCTCCATGTTTTATGTATTCTCAGTTTCTGGCATTATGATAGCTATTGGTGGATTTGAATTCTCGGTGAATGATATCCTGAATATGAGCCTTGTCTCAACAATTTATTCGTGCTTCCTTCTGTTTGGAGTATTTCTGATTTCTGGTCTAATCCCTGCGGTAATATTGCTAATGATTGTGGTGATTCAGACATCCTTGATAGTTGGGAATTCAGGAAGTATTTCAGAGTTGGTTATGGAGATCCCTAAAACTGAGAATCTCATCTTAATATCATTATCAACCATGGCCCTTACCATACTATTCCTAACATTTATAGGAAGGGAGCCAAGTGTGAGACCAATCATGATCCCAGTAAAATTTTTTAAAGGAACCCTGGCGTGGATTTCCTTCATTATGAGCTACTCAGTAAGGTACTCCTTTATAACTGCCCCTATACTTATGTCCCCCATTATTTACAAATATATTTCAGGGCTTGAAAGAATTGAAATAATATACATGACTATTGGATACCTTCTCCCATCTTTTTTGATTAGTAGTGTTAGTGTGGCAGATACGTTGAGACTCTTAAACTTTAGGAAACTCTTTATTTCCTTATCAATGTTCACCCTGTTTTCAATGATCATAACCGTCCCATTTACCGTCGGGATAAACACTAAAATTATCCTCAGGTTGATATTGTGGTCATTTCTTGGTTCCAGTATAGCACTCTTGAGGAAATTCAAAAAGTACTACGGAAAAGATTCAATATTGCTTCCCTTTCTGGCGTCTATCCTAATGATCCTAGGGATATATTTTGGAGCAATGGTAGTTCCCTTTGCGTTCATATTTTTGCATGTATTCCTGCGGAGGTGTGAATGATGGGGGAACCTCTCATTATGTGCAAAGAACTAACAAAAACATTTGGAAAAACACGTGCTCTTGACAGGATTAACTTTTCAGCCCCTCCGGGACTGATAATATTGCTTGGTAAAAACGGAAGTGGGAAAAGCACCTTGGCTAAGATAATCAGTACGCTTTTACCCTACGACGAGGGGAATGTAAAGGTAAAAGGAAAGGAAGTAAACTCAAACAAAAGAGAAATCCGGCAAATGATATCATACCTGCCCCAAGATAATATAGTCGAGGATGCCTTAACTGTTCAGGAAATTGTTGAACTGTATTCCAGGCTTTTTGGAGAACCTGACACTAAGGCAGATGAGCTATTGGATTACCTGGGGCTCTCTCCGTATAGGGACACTCTTGCCGGAAACTTAAGCGGAGGCTTAAAAAGGCGCCTGTCAATACTCCTTGCATTTCTACCTGACAGAGACATTTATATTTTGGACGAACCATTCGAAGAGCTGGATTTTTGGGGGCGAATTAAGGTTACGGAGCTAATTCATCACGCTTTAAAGAAAGGTAAAAGCATTTTCCTCATATCTCACACGGCCACCTGGCTTGAGGAGATAGCCGATTATATATTGATTCTACATCAAGGAAAACTACTGTACGCAGATTCTCCCAACAATCTGAAACAGGCATTTAAGGATGTCTATGCAATAGATATGGAGTCACTTTCGGAGATTAAGAAAATCCTGAAAAGCCACCATAATGTAACAGCGGCAATTAATGAAAGAGTGTCGGTCATTGGAGAACGCCATGCCCTCTCCAATATTACAAAGATTAAAAACGAAGAGATCCGGGAGGCATCTATCAGCGAAATATGCGCTTTTATCGTGAACAATGCAGCTTTACAGCAAAGCAACTTCATCAAAAAACTATAAAATTTCATACTGCATGCTCTGGAGGTTTGAGAAATGCCTCACAAGATGATCAAATCTCGGTTAATGGAGGAAGTTAAATACACTACGAAAGAGCTCGGCATTCTTGGAGTGAACGCCTTAGCGAACGTAGTCATAATCACGTGGCAATTTCCAGAGGATGCAAAGGCGGATGTAGATCAAGAGCTTACTATTTCAGTGGTAAAAATCCATCTGCCCCGGATGTTATCTTCTGCAACCTCTGGAGGCTCTTGTTTTCGGAAAATATCAAAGAACCTCAGAGTTGAGAAAAATGTCCGAGATAATAATCAAAATAGAAAATCTTAACCTCATTTACAAGCGTGGCCAAGAGCGCATCAAAGCGTTAGATTCAATTAACTTGACTATCAGCAAAGGTGAAAAAGTTGGCATACTGGGTCCCAACGGGGCGGGGAAGTCATCACTAATAAAAATTTTGGCGGGAATTATTAGGCCTACATCTGGAAATGTAATTTGTTTAGGTTTGAACCCCTTTAAAGACCGTCGTAAATATCTGGAAAAAATTGGAGTTGTTTTTGGGCATAAAGGTTTTTTAATCCCAGATGTACCTGTTATAATGTCTCTTAAACTCGCAGCTGCAGTATATGGTGTGCCTAAAGAAGAATTTAACAAAAAACTCAAAGAATTGACTGAAATTTTAGGAATTGAACGAAGTCTTCTAAAGCGCCCTCCTCGCTTGATGTCCCTTGGTCAAAGAATAAAATTTGAACTAATTTCTTCTCTCCTTCACGAACCCGAACTTCTTATTCTCGATGAAGCCCTAATCGGAATTGATGTTGTGTCAAGACATATTATAAAAAACTATTTGACAAAGATAAACAAGGAACTTGAGACCACAATTTTAATTTCATCCCATATTTTATCTGACGTGGAAGATTTTTGTGATCGAGTCATAATACTGAACAGTGGCAAGTTAGTACTTGACACGAGCATAGAACAGCTGAAAAAGCGGCTTGGACAATTAAAGCAAATTGAAATGCACGTAATTTCCGAAGCTTATGCACCTTACGTAGCGGAGATGCTCAAGAAGGTCTCTTCTGATGTTACAGTGGACGGGACATTTGTAAAGTGCAGATTGCCATCTGAAAAAGTCAATGAAATTTTAACACTCATGTTAATGCCCAACAATCACAAATTGAACATTATAGAGGACATTATCATTAAAGAACCTTCTTTGGAAGACATCATTAAGAAGGTGTCTAACTATGAATAGGCTGTCTTGTGTAATCAACGTCCTCTTAAAATCTGCAGTGAAAAGGGTTAGGCTGTATAAAACCGACCTAGCTCTCTATTTAGTAGCATGGTGTGGATTTACCGCTCTGTTAATGACCTTCTGGACTTCGGTGTTAGCCAATTTTGAGATTGTGACCTTTACACGTGGAGAAGTGCTTGCATTTATAGGGATGTACTATATTGCATGGGGCATCGTTTCTTTTTTCTGGGGTGTACGGGATCTTCATGTTTACATTGTAGATGGCACAATTGACGTTTACCTGACCAAGCCCATAAATCCTGTGTTTTTAGTAATCTTAACAAAAAGCCATGCTGGAGTAGTTTTGGAAATTCTTACTGGAGTGATTCTACTCCTAATATCAATTCCACTATTGCCCAACCCAATAACTATTAAAAACATTTTTTTAAGCATTATTTTCCTCTCAGGAGGCGTAGCTCTTTATGCTTTAATCTACGGGGCTTTGAGTATGTTGGCCTTCTTCGTAGGTAGGATGGAGCACACCATTGAGCTAATTGACTACGCCTATGAATACACGTATTATCCGCTAAATTTTCTACCTAAGGGTCTGAGAAGCATTCTTACTTGGGCATTACCCTTGGCATTCTTAGTCACACTCCCTACTCT
The Thermococcus sp. 2319x1 DNA segment above includes these coding regions:
- a CDS encoding cytochrome C biogenesis protein yields the protein MKKIILLLFGLLSMSGRVLAEPINEFTGLTTLSVIALGILNAFRPSIFLMIVFLLSMIALIDKNKVLKVGLSFTAGAFLGYTIIASVLMNLHGKFIGLRYFVVAFGILVGAYKIASSLGYVKISPSNPLREKSNRILERATSPPSAFLVGGIMSFLSLSCVLPSYLLVTSLLSDGFSLGTRAVLLGVFIGISVLPLALVTLGFHYGSRYAKLGEAVNKLSKMSGRGDLAMGMVLVFVSILYLLLLG
- a CDS encoding class I SAM-dependent methyltransferase, with the protein product MEIRAFSKYRKRALSLVRGKVLEIGVGTGKNLPYYPKDVEVIGIDFSRNMLKKAEERRRKLRLENVTLLYMDAQDLEFEDNTFDTIVSTFVFCTVPDPIKGLKEAYRVLKPGGRAIFLEHMKSESKLLNVPLYLMEPFIRTLLGTSLLRETQRNIERAGFKIEKVENLFYDIVRLIIATKD
- a CDS encoding ABC transporter ATP-binding protein; this translates as MGEPLIMCKELTKTFGKTRALDRINFSAPPGLIILLGKNGSGKSTLAKIISTLLPYDEGNVKVKGKEVNSNKREIRQMISYLPQDNIVEDALTVQEIVELYSRLFGEPDTKADELLDYLGLSPYRDTLAGNLSGGLKRRLSILLAFLPDRDIYILDEPFEELDFWGRIKVTELIHHALKKGKSIFLISHTATWLEEIADYILILHQGKLLYADSPNNLKQAFKDVYAIDMESLSEIKKILKSHHNVTAAINERVSVIGERHALSNITKIKNEEIREASISEICAFIVNNAALQQSNFIKKL
- a CDS encoding ATP-binding cassette domain-containing protein, whose translation is MSEIIIKIENLNLIYKRGQERIKALDSINLTISKGEKVGILGPNGAGKSSLIKILAGIIRPTSGNVICLGLNPFKDRRKYLEKIGVVFGHKGFLIPDVPVIMSLKLAAAVYGVPKEEFNKKLKELTEILGIERSLLKRPPRLMSLGQRIKFELISSLLHEPELLILDEALIGIDVVSRHIIKNYLTKINKELETTILISSHILSDVEDFCDRVIILNSGKLVLDTSIEQLKKRLGQLKQIEMHVISEAYAPYVAEMLKKVSSDVTVDGTFVKCRLPSEKVNEILTLMLMPNNHKLNIIEDIIIKEPSLEDIIKKVSNYE
- a CDS encoding ABC-2 family transporter protein; translated protein: MNRLSCVINVLLKSAVKRVRLYKTDLALYLVAWCGFTALLMTFWTSVLANFEIVTFTRGEVLAFIGMYYIAWGIVSFFWGVRDLHVYIVDGTIDVYLTKPINPVFLVILTKSHAGVVLEILTGVILLLISIPLLPNPITIKNIFLSIIFLSGGVALYALIYGALSMLAFFVGRMEHTIELIDYAYEYTYYPLNFLPKGLRSILTWALPLAFLVTLPTLSLLGKLSTKKLIISIIGEGILLIVWFGIFVAVFKKGLEKYTSAGG